A single genomic interval of Psychroserpens sp. NJDZ02 harbors:
- a CDS encoding ASCH domain-containing protein gives MKQLTIVLFLIFISCKDKSKTKTNSEIETEKEVQMDTENELDESVYEMWSDFKKSNPEFKKEALPNTEFFDNSEEDYHRFADLIVDGKKKASSGLYIWYKEVNVDLPKKGTKLIVTDYNGKARAIIETKKVDTMPFNQITKDYAQLDMGTNIKPLENWKKAHWEFFANTLDENGQKATDKVLVVCEWFETIWPKKY, from the coding sequence ATGAAACAATTAACAATTGTCCTTTTTTTGATTTTTATTAGTTGTAAAGACAAATCAAAAACAAAAACCAATTCGGAAATAGAAACGGAAAAAGAAGTGCAAATGGACACTGAAAATGAACTTGACGAATCCGTTTATGAAATGTGGAGTGATTTTAAGAAATCAAATCCTGAATTTAAAAAAGAAGCACTACCCAATACAGAATTTTTTGATAATAGTGAAGAAGATTATCATCGATTTGCCGACCTAATTGTTGACGGAAAAAAGAAAGCAAGTTCTGGTTTATACATTTGGTATAAAGAAGTAAATGTTGACTTACCAAAAAAAGGAACAAAACTTATTGTAACGGATTATAACGGAAAAGCGCGAGCAATAATTGAGACCAAAAAGGTAGACACAATGCCATTCAATCAGATTACCAAAGATTATGCTCAATTAGATATGGGAACAAACATTAAACCGCTCGAAAATTGGAAAAAAGCACATTGGGAGTTTTTTGCTAACACACTGGACGAAAACGGACAAAAAGCAACAGATAAAGTATTAGTCGTTTGCGAATGGTTTGAAACAATCTGGCCGAAAAAGTACTAA